One Spirochaeta africana DSM 8902 genomic window carries:
- a CDS encoding type II secretion system F family protein, which translates to MLPLPVLICFTRSLALLLDCGLGLPESLEAATDMLPPRRRRIMYAVIAALRTGNTLSAAMQQQPGVFPSMYTGMIAVGETTGSISAVLTEISRYLEQHATLHSKLIGAAMYPAVVLTALAVGVAGLLLYGMPRLDSLLLQLDPAAAYRIRCRMAIILAAAGGLLFVLGIAVSGWLLRQQMPQELCIGLERLALRLPIAGRLLQFRLLVRWAFTMEILLQRGIPLEQALAIAGRTEKLTAFRQELSELQTAVSTGRSIVTIMPQSCLPPAVYSWLSVGEKTGSLQAVFSRLRRVYSTHLEQYIATLTRLTEPVLIAVVGTILLGVIIAVILPLLHTFGGIV; encoded by the coding sequence ATGTTGCCCCTGCCCGTCCTGATTTGCTTCACCCGATCGCTGGCATTGCTGCTGGACTGTGGTCTGGGTCTACCGGAATCGCTGGAAGCAGCAACAGATATGCTGCCCCCGCGCCGTCGACGGATTATGTACGCAGTCATCGCTGCGCTGCGCACCGGCAACACCCTGTCAGCGGCTATGCAGCAGCAACCCGGGGTATTTCCATCGATGTACACCGGCATGATAGCCGTAGGCGAGACAACCGGCAGCATCTCGGCAGTACTCACCGAAATCTCCCGATACCTGGAGCAGCACGCAACCCTCCACAGCAAGCTGATCGGGGCAGCTATGTATCCGGCGGTCGTGTTGACCGCACTTGCCGTCGGTGTCGCCGGACTGCTGCTGTACGGTATGCCGCGCCTTGACAGCCTGCTGCTGCAGCTCGATCCGGCAGCGGCATATCGCATTCGCTGCCGCATGGCCATCATCCTGGCAGCCGCTGGCGGCTTGCTGTTCGTGCTCGGCATCGCAGTCAGCGGCTGGCTGCTGCGACAGCAAATGCCGCAAGAACTGTGCATCGGGCTGGAACGACTGGCGCTGCGGCTGCCGATAGCAGGACGTCTGCTGCAGTTTCGCTTGCTTGTTCGCTGGGCGTTCACTATGGAGATCCTGCTGCAGCGTGGTATTCCCCTGGAGCAAGCCCTTGCCATTGCTGGCCGGACAGAGAAACTGACGGCCTTTCGCCAGGAGTTGTCAGAGCTGCAGACAGCTGTCAGCACAGGCCGGTCTATCGTGACCATCATGCCACAATCCTGCCTGCCGCCGGCGGTATACAGCTGGCTGTCGGTCGGGGAAAAAACCGGCAGCCTCCAGGCAGTATTCAGTCGTTTGCGACGGGTTTACAGCACGCATCTGGAGCAATACATCGCCACACTGACCAGACTGACTGAGCCAGTCCTGATAGCTGTCGTCGGAACAATCCTGTTAGGGGTGATCATCGCGGTGATTCTGCCGCTGTTACATACCTTTGGAGGGATAGTATGA
- the gspG gene encoding type II secretion system major pseudopilin GspG, whose protein sequence is MSTPLIRRGCRGFTFIETIIVIGIILVLTGSVGFTAIGFLDRARLAAARSQIEIYSAALQAYYLDTGRLPTAEQGLHALWEYPYLEPRPTGWMGPYLDRPAGPDPWGEPYRYQVPGPDGRPFAVSSTGVQP, encoded by the coding sequence ATGAGTACGCCACTGATTCGCAGGGGATGTCGGGGATTCACCTTTATAGAAACCATTATCGTAATCGGTATCATCCTCGTGCTTACCGGTTCAGTCGGGTTCACCGCCATCGGTTTCCTTGACCGGGCCAGGCTTGCCGCAGCCAGAAGTCAGATAGAGATCTATTCGGCCGCGCTGCAGGCCTATTACCTGGATACCGGACGCCTGCCGACAGCCGAACAGGGGCTGCACGCCCTCTGGGAATATCCCTACCTGGAACCGCGACCGACAGGCTGGATGGGTCCGTATCTGGACCGCCCGGCAGGTCCCGATCCATGGGGAGAACCCTATCGCTATCAGGTACCCGGCCCGGACGGCAGACCATTCGCGGTTTCCTCAACCGGGGTGCAGCCATGA